One Megamonas hypermegale genomic window carries:
- the ftsZ gene encoding cell division protein FtsZ — protein sequence MNEITNEIKNAIVNIKIIGIGGGGNNVVKRIASISNLDLDLIAVNTDIKQLNSLDSEKITKIQIGASLTKGLGCGGNVKIAQQAAENDYDVLKKALVGADMVFLTAGLGAGTGTGALPTIAKIAHDLGILSVGVVTVPFKFEGSRKQKAALCAISEVAPYMDALIAVHNDNLLKLKTNSKLTLINAFQMADNVLLQGIRCVSELILTVGVINVDFADVKSIFQQSDHPDALLGIGESADDAVEAVQQAVNSPLVERDLAGARGIILNISGNKDLRLYDINEATKYIYEHTHPDVNIILGTVVNDELGDKIRATIIATDFADSVPIAEKPAEKTAEKTPATQKSAQTTTKTPKPEDEGLNLPDFMKKKTETKSSNFSAFSFFNFNNKK from the coding sequence TTGAATGAAATAACTAATGAAATAAAAAATGCCATCGTTAATATAAAAATAATCGGTATTGGCGGCGGTGGTAACAACGTTGTCAAACGAATTGCTAGTATTTCAAATCTCGATTTAGATTTAATCGCTGTAAACACAGATATCAAACAATTAAATTCTTTAGACAGCGAAAAAATCACTAAAATCCAAATCGGTGCTAGCTTAACAAAAGGGCTCGGTTGCGGTGGCAATGTAAAAATTGCTCAACAAGCGGCAGAAAACGATTATGATGTTCTGAAAAAAGCTTTAGTTGGCGCTGATATGGTATTTTTAACAGCAGGACTCGGTGCTGGTACTGGTACTGGTGCATTACCAACTATCGCTAAAATAGCTCATGATTTAGGTATTTTATCCGTTGGCGTAGTAACTGTGCCATTTAAATTTGAAGGTTCTCGCAAACAAAAAGCAGCACTTTGTGCAATTAGTGAAGTTGCGCCATATATGGATGCTTTAATTGCAGTTCACAATGACAACCTTTTAAAACTCAAAACAAATTCCAAACTAACTTTAATAAATGCTTTCCAAATGGCAGATAATGTATTATTACAAGGTATTCGATGTGTATCTGAACTTATCTTGACAGTTGGCGTTATCAATGTCGATTTTGCTGATGTAAAATCCATTTTCCAACAAAGCGACCATCCAGATGCATTACTGGGTATCGGAGAAAGTGCTGATGATGCCGTAGAAGCTGTACAACAAGCAGTAAATAGTCCACTTGTCGAAAGAGATTTAGCTGGTGCGCGTGGTATCATCTTAAATATCAGCGGTAATAAAGATTTACGTTTATACGATATCAATGAAGCAACTAAATACATCTATGAACATACACATCCTGATGTAAATATCATCTTAGGTACAGTTGTAAACGATGAACTTGGCGATAAAATTCGCGCTACTATTATTGCAACTGATTTTGCTGATAGTGTACCAATTGCTGAAAAACCAGCCGAAAAAACCGCAGAAAAAACACCTGCAACACAAAAATCTGCTCAGACTACAACAAAAACTCCAAAACCAGAAGATGAAGGATTAAATCTGCCAGATTTTATGAAGAAAAAAACTGAAACTAAATCCAGTAATTTCTCAGCTTTTTCCTTCTTTAACTTTAATAATAAAAAATAA
- a CDS encoding tRNA threonylcarbamoyladenosine dehydratase — protein MLHRFSRSELLLGTENIKKLAQTKVAIFGIGGVGSFVAEGLARGGIGNFVLIDSDDISLTNINRQIHALENTIGQKKTLVMKQRILSINPQAQIQTIEQLYTPENADLFWQNDYDYVIDAIDDIKGKIDLAVQAEKHHIPIISSMGTANKLDPQKFVITDITKTHTCPLARIMRKSLKQRGIKHLKVLFSTEEPHKNYSVNFTENTSTDTHPAASRKQPLGTLSFVPSIAGLLIAGEVIKDICNINE, from the coding sequence ATGTTACATCGTTTTAGTCGCAGTGAATTGCTATTAGGCACAGAAAATATTAAAAAACTAGCACAAACTAAGGTGGCTATCTTCGGCATTGGTGGAGTTGGCTCTTTTGTAGCTGAAGGATTAGCGCGCGGCGGCATAGGTAATTTTGTCTTAATTGACAGTGATGATATTTCTTTAACTAATATCAATCGCCAAATTCACGCTTTGGAAAATACCATCGGTCAAAAGAAAACGCTTGTGATGAAACAACGCATTTTATCCATAAATCCCCAAGCGCAAATACAGACAATAGAACAACTTTATACACCTGAAAATGCTGATTTATTTTGGCAAAATGATTATGATTACGTTATAGATGCTATTGACGATATAAAAGGTAAAATAGATTTAGCTGTCCAAGCTGAAAAGCATCATATTCCTATAATCAGTAGCATGGGAACAGCTAATAAACTTGACCCACAAAAATTCGTCATAACAGATATAACGAAAACTCATACTTGTCCATTAGCAAGAATTATGCGTAAATCTTTAAAACAAAGAGGCATAAAACATTTAAAAGTACTCTTTTCTACTGAAGAGCCTCATAAAAATTATTCTGTAAATTTCACTGAAAATACCTCTACTGATACCCACCCAGCAGCCAGTCGTAAACAACCACTCGGCACACTTTCTTTTGTGCCATCTATAGCTGGACTACTCATCGCTGGTGAAGTAATCAAGGATATTTGTAATATCAATGAATAA
- a CDS encoding DUF5131 family protein → MHDIWNPWHGCIKFSEGCQNCYMYFLDKMRGESGARIYKVKNNFYYPLSKNRQGEYKIKSGEMLRVCMTSDFFLEQADIWREEAWHIMRARSDVIFLLITKRIHRVKDCLTSNWGNGWDNIFLTVTCENQKRADERIPQLLNLPFKHKGIICAPFIGRVSIKKYLETEQIEQVICGGENYNGARPCYYEWVKSLRQECVDTNTTFCFMETGTLFIKDGRAYNLSSKKLQSEMAYKSGMNYEGRQIDFKLYDQFGRMIAKEKLYKRQFKERCKLCASQIICNGCSNCENCK, encoded by the coding sequence GTGCATGATATTTGGAACCCTTGGCATGGTTGTATAAAATTTAGTGAAGGTTGTCAAAATTGTTATATGTATTTTTTAGATAAAATGCGCGGTGAAAGTGGTGCTAGGATTTATAAGGTAAAGAATAATTTTTATTATCCCTTATCAAAAAATCGTCAAGGTGAGTATAAAATAAAAAGTGGTGAAATGTTGCGAGTATGTATGACATCTGATTTCTTTTTAGAACAGGCAGATATATGGCGCGAAGAAGCATGGCATATCATGCGCGCTAGAAGTGATGTTATTTTTTTGCTAATAACAAAACGTATTCATAGAGTGAAAGACTGTTTGACAAGTAATTGGGGCAATGGTTGGGATAATATTTTTTTGACGGTAACATGTGAAAATCAAAAAAGAGCAGATGAAAGAATACCACAATTATTGAATTTGCCTTTTAAGCATAAAGGGATAATCTGTGCACCATTTATTGGGCGAGTAAGCATTAAAAAATATTTGGAAACTGAACAGATTGAACAAGTGATTTGCGGTGGAGAAAATTATAATGGAGCAAGACCATGTTATTATGAATGGGTAAAATCTTTGAGGCAAGAATGTGTAGATACGAATACTACTTTTTGTTTTATGGAAACGGGCACTTTATTTATAAAAGATGGAAGAGCGTATAATTTGTCATCTAAAAAATTGCAGAGTGAAATGGCATATAAATCGGGCATGAATTATGAAGGTAGGCAAATAGATTTTAAACTATATGACCAATTTGGTAGAATGATTGCTAAGGAAAAATTATATAAAAGACAATTTAAAGAGCGATGCAAACTCTGTGCAAGTCAAATAATATGTAATGGCTGTAGTAACTGCGAAAATTGCAAATAA
- the pfkA gene encoding 6-phosphofructokinase, giving the protein MLKSIAIMTSGGDSPGMNAAARAVVRTALNEGVRVFGIYDGYKGMLENRIVELTSQSVSDIIQRGGTFLGTARCPEFKQEETRAKAAEILKSHGIEGLVIIGGDGSLTGGSLLSKYGIPIVGLPGTIDNDVWGSDYTIGADTALNTILDAINKLRDTASAHRRIIVLEVMGRTCGWLAMMAAIAGGAEYVLVPEVHFDLNKICDELKESYANGRRYSIVVVAEGVGSAVDIGKEIGEKTGIDTRVTVLGHVQRGGSPTAEDRVKASMLGEKAALALINGQRNVVFGINNGKVVAIDLHDSVNNNKTLDPELVRLARVLSK; this is encoded by the coding sequence ATGTTGAAATCTATTGCAATCATGACTAGTGGCGGAGATAGCCCAGGAATGAACGCAGCTGCTCGTGCAGTAGTTCGTACAGCTTTAAATGAAGGCGTAAGAGTATTTGGTATTTACGATGGTTATAAAGGAATGTTAGAAAACCGTATCGTAGAACTTACTTCTCAAAGCGTAAGTGACATCATCCAGCGCGGTGGTACTTTCCTTGGCACAGCACGTTGCCCAGAATTTAAACAGGAAGAAACTCGTGCAAAAGCTGCTGAAATCTTAAAAAGTCATGGCATTGAAGGTTTAGTAATCATTGGTGGCGATGGAAGTTTAACAGGCGGTTCTCTTTTAAGTAAATATGGTATTCCTATCGTTGGTTTGCCAGGAACAATCGATAATGATGTTTGGGGTTCTGATTATACAATCGGTGCAGACACAGCTTTAAACACTATTTTGGATGCTATTAACAAACTTCGTGATACAGCATCTGCACATCGTCGTATCATCGTATTAGAAGTTATGGGTCGTACTTGCGGTTGGTTAGCTATGATGGCTGCTATCGCTGGTGGTGCTGAATATGTACTCGTACCAGAAGTTCATTTTGACCTTAACAAAATCTGTGATGAATTAAAAGAATCCTATGCAAATGGTCGTCGTTATAGTATCGTAGTTGTTGCTGAAGGTGTTGGCAGTGCTGTAGATATCGGTAAAGAAATCGGCGAAAAAACTGGTATTGATACTCGTGTTACAGTACTCGGTCACGTACAACGCGGTGGTTCTCCTACAGCAGAAGACCGTGTAAAAGCTAGTATGCTTGGTGAAAAAGCTGCACTTGCTCTTATCAATGGTCAACGTAATGTTGTATTTGGTATAAACAACGGTAAAGTTGTTGCTATTGATTTACATGATTCTGTAAATAACAATAAGACATTAGACCCTGAACTCGTTCGTTTAGCACGTGTATTGTCTAAATAA
- a CDS encoding hemolysin family protein has product MELVEVLLKLVLVVFLVFMNGFFVAAEFALVKIRASRLETLVQSGNTRAKYAKKLTDHLDASLSVTQLGITLASLGLGWVGEPAVAALLVPVVGFFGFGEETAHSVALVVGFSLITALHIVLGELAPKSMAIQKAESVALNISIPMIVFHRLMWPAVWLLNHVANWVIIHLGFEVASEGEEAHSEEEIRLLMEESHKHGYIDKTELTFVDNVFDLSNLTVREIMIPRTDMICLYLEDSFDENVKKALEEQMTRYPVCIEDKDNIIGFLHIKDLLKSLYTKKKTDIRPLVREATVVPESMPVRNLLKLMQGKRLQLAIVVDEYGGTAGMVTLEDIMEEIVGEIQDEFDEERPIVEKRTDKLYSVDAKMLLDDLNEMFGTNIEEENIDTIGGWLSTQVDTPPRVGQKAAFGDDEFFVEEVDRVRITRVLVKINHSLKNEEINE; this is encoded by the coding sequence TTGGAGCTAGTTGAAGTTCTATTAAAATTAGTTTTAGTTGTTTTCTTAGTGTTCATGAATGGTTTCTTTGTTGCAGCTGAATTTGCTTTGGTAAAAATTCGTGCTTCACGTTTAGAAACCTTAGTTCAAAGTGGTAATACGCGTGCTAAATATGCTAAAAAACTCACTGACCATTTAGATGCATCATTATCAGTTACACAGCTTGGTATTACGCTTGCTTCACTTGGTTTAGGTTGGGTTGGTGAACCTGCTGTAGCAGCACTTTTAGTACCGGTTGTAGGGTTTTTTGGTTTTGGTGAAGAGACAGCACATTCTGTTGCCTTAGTAGTGGGCTTTTCTCTCATCACGGCATTGCATATTGTTTTAGGTGAGTTAGCACCAAAATCCATGGCTATTCAAAAGGCTGAATCGGTAGCACTTAATATTTCTATACCGATGATTGTATTTCATCGCTTAATGTGGCCAGCTGTTTGGTTATTAAATCATGTGGCTAACTGGGTAATTATTCATCTTGGTTTTGAAGTGGCAAGTGAAGGTGAAGAAGCACATAGTGAAGAAGAGATTCGTTTGCTCATGGAAGAAAGCCATAAACATGGTTATATTGATAAAACAGAGCTTACTTTTGTAGATAATGTATTTGATTTATCCAATTTGACAGTAAGAGAAATCATGATACCGCGTACAGATATGATATGTTTGTACTTGGAAGATTCTTTCGATGAAAATGTAAAAAAAGCATTAGAAGAACAAATGACGCGTTATCCTGTTTGTATTGAAGATAAAGATAATATCATTGGATTTTTACACATAAAAGATTTATTGAAATCGTTATATACAAAGAAAAAAACAGATATTAGACCATTAGTGCGTGAAGCAACTGTTGTTCCAGAATCTATGCCTGTACGTAATTTGCTAAAATTAATGCAGGGAAAACGTTTACAGCTTGCTATCGTTGTTGATGAATACGGTGGCACAGCTGGTATGGTAACGCTTGAAGATATCATGGAAGAAATTGTCGGTGAAATACAAGATGAGTTCGATGAAGAACGACCAATCGTAGAAAAACGAACAGATAAATTGTATTCTGTCGATGCTAAAATGCTTTTAGATGATTTAAATGAAATGTTTGGCACTAATATTGAAGAAGAAAATATTGATACAATTGGTGGTTGGTTATCTACACAGGTAGATACTCCACCACGTGTAGGACAAAAAGCTGCTTTTGGCGATGATGAGTTTTTCGTTGAAGAAGTGGATAGAGTTCGTATTACACGTGTATTAGTTAAAATAAATCATTCATTGAAAAATGAAGAAATAAATGAGTGA
- a CDS encoding DNA topoisomerase 3: protein MRLYIAEKPSMGAEIAKCLNGPIQRKDGYLITKDGIVTWAFGHILRQAEPDEYNAAYKKWNVADLPIIPAKWKMIVDESCKKQFGIIKNLIDKADEIVHAGDPDREGQLLIDEVLDYVHCQKPVKRILLNALDEESIKKANANLRDNKDFLNLKKSALARARADWLIGMNLSRAYTLAARRAGKKEVLAIGRVKTPTLALVVRRERELQNFKPVDYFIIKAIFAHQNGEFITTWKPQDTQKGLDSENRLLDENIAKDLIAKFASKTEQGKIIAYQKAQKKEAQRLPFSLSTLQVLAGKRFGYEPQLVLDTAQKLYEKKLTTYPRSDCEYLPQSQFNDAKVIVHNLLNYQDKQLSTWAKKADISIKSRAWNDKKITAHHAIIPTKIKANLNALSEVERNVYFLIAQAYIAQFYSVHIYDQTKITVMYMNENFTASGRTVKQLGWKELYLQNANKNNLNNSEEINGKEEENSSLPLMKKNDVVDYIDGKYEKKSTKPPTRFTSATLLAGMKEIHKYVKDVEVKKKLKDIYGIGTEATRASIIEDLIKRGFLQTEGKKKYLIPTQTAYMLIDVLPDEMTYPDSTAIWEDYLHSLSEGEGTVEKFLQMQANFTKDLCLKANATVLVGQNEYKCPRCKRGILVKRNGKNGTFWGCSNFPTCRMTCNDVDGKPDLRTKTYVSSKYSNVNYSNFYDTLNEVEKTTDSGIISAWDLVLQNKTNPSFNKVKKSAMPLEKQAKQGTKNVNSKYLCPHCKDGNLRRIHGKNGWFWACSNYPHCTATYDDNNGMPVI, encoded by the coding sequence ATGCGTTTATATATAGCAGAAAAACCTAGTATGGGTGCTGAGATTGCAAAGTGCTTGAATGGGCCAATACAGAGAAAAGACGGTTATCTTATAACGAAAGATGGTATCGTTACATGGGCTTTTGGTCATATTTTACGTCAAGCGGAACCTGATGAATACAATGCAGCTTATAAAAAATGGAATGTCGCTGATTTGCCAATAATTCCGGCGAAATGGAAAATGATTGTAGATGAATCCTGCAAAAAGCAATTTGGAATTATAAAGAATTTAATTGATAAGGCTGATGAAATTGTACATGCGGGTGACCCGGATAGAGAAGGTCAATTATTGATTGATGAAGTCTTAGATTATGTACATTGTCAAAAGCCTGTTAAAAGGATTTTGCTCAATGCATTAGATGAAGAGAGTATAAAAAAAGCAAATGCTAATTTGAGAGATAATAAAGATTTTCTTAACCTAAAAAAATCAGCACTTGCTAGAGCTAGGGCGGATTGGCTTATCGGCATGAATTTATCAAGAGCGTATACGCTGGCGGCAAGACGAGCTGGCAAAAAAGAAGTATTAGCTATCGGCAGGGTAAAGACGCCGACTTTAGCTTTAGTTGTAAGACGTGAGCGAGAATTACAAAATTTTAAACCAGTTGATTATTTTATCATTAAAGCAATCTTTGCTCATCAAAATGGTGAATTTATAACAACATGGAAACCACAAGATACACAAAAAGGATTAGACTCTGAAAATAGATTATTAGATGAGAACATAGCAAAGGATTTAATCGCTAAATTTGCCAGCAAAACGGAACAAGGAAAAATAATAGCGTATCAAAAAGCGCAGAAGAAAGAAGCACAGCGATTACCGTTTTCGTTGTCTACATTGCAAGTTTTGGCGGGAAAACGATTTGGCTATGAACCACAGCTTGTTTTAGATACGGCACAAAAATTGTATGAAAAGAAATTGACAACGTATCCGCGTTCAGATTGCGAGTATTTACCGCAAAGTCAATTTAATGATGCTAAGGTAATTGTGCATAATTTATTAAATTATCAAGATAAACAGCTCAGTACTTGGGCAAAAAAAGCTGATATAAGCATAAAATCAAGAGCATGGAATGATAAAAAAATCACGGCACATCATGCTATAATTCCAACGAAGATAAAAGCAAATTTAAATGCACTATCAGAAGTAGAGCGAAATGTATATTTTTTGATTGCGCAAGCGTATATAGCACAGTTTTATTCAGTGCATATTTACGACCAGACTAAAATTACAGTTATGTACATGAATGAAAATTTCACAGCTAGCGGTCGTACTGTAAAACAACTTGGTTGGAAAGAATTGTATTTGCAAAATGCTAATAAGAATAATTTAAATAATAGCGAAGAAATAAATGGAAAAGAAGAGGAAAATTCATCTTTGCCTTTGATGAAGAAAAATGATGTAGTGGATTATATTGATGGCAAGTATGAAAAGAAATCTACGAAACCGCCTACTCGTTTTACAAGTGCAACATTATTAGCGGGAATGAAAGAAATCCATAAGTACGTTAAAGATGTTGAAGTTAAAAAGAAATTAAAAGACATTTATGGTATTGGTACAGAAGCAACGCGTGCTTCCATCATTGAGGATTTAATAAAAAGAGGCTTTTTACAGACAGAAGGCAAGAAAAAATATTTAATACCGACACAAACTGCATATATGTTAATTGATGTTTTACCAGATGAAATGACATATCCTGATTCAACAGCAATATGGGAAGATTATCTTCATTCTTTATCAGAAGGTGAAGGCACTGTTGAAAAATTTTTGCAAATGCAGGCAAATTTCACGAAGGATTTATGTTTAAAAGCGAATGCAACAGTGCTTGTAGGTCAAAATGAATATAAATGCCCACGGTGTAAGCGTGGAATTTTAGTAAAGCGCAATGGTAAAAATGGCACTTTTTGGGGATGCTCTAATTTTCCTACTTGTCGTATGACTTGTAATGATGTTGATGGAAAGCCAGATTTAAGGACAAAAACATATGTATCATCTAAATACTCAAATGTAAATTATTCTAATTTTTATGATACCTTAAATGAAGTTGAAAAAACGACAGACAGTGGTATAATTTCTGCTTGGGATTTAGTTTTGCAAAATAAGACGAACCCTTCATTTAATAAGGTTAAAAAATCAGCAATGCCACTGGAAAAGCAAGCAAAACAGGGCACGAAAAATGTAAATAGTAAGTATTTGTGTCCGCATTGTAAAGATGGCAATTTAAGGCGAATTCATGGCAAAAATGGTTGGTTTTGGGCTTGTTCTAATTATCCACATTGTACAGCAACGTATGATGATAATAATGGAATGCCAGTGATATAA
- a CDS encoding YkvA family protein, with the protein MFYRIWTFISSRRRDLLMLFTALFNRDTPRTIRMMIIAAFLYLISPVDFLPDVVPGLGLVDDAVLVPTLLYAAKQFLPPQVRALSEKRADFLMPKLPYILLVMGILLIAWVVFIITAIYNFIFN; encoded by the coding sequence ATGTTTTATAGAATTTGGACATTTATTTCCTCACGTAGAAGAGATTTATTGATGCTTTTTACAGCACTGTTTAATCGAGATACACCGCGTACAATAAGAATGATGATAATAGCAGCTTTTTTATATTTAATCAGTCCTGTTGATTTTTTGCCGGATGTAGTTCCGGGTTTGGGACTTGTAGATGATGCTGTATTAGTGCCTACCCTTTTGTATGCAGCTAAGCAATTTTTGCCACCGCAAGTGCGAGCTTTAAGTGAAAAACGAGCAGATTTTTTAATGCCTAAATTGCCATATATATTATTGGTAATGGGAATTTTATTGATAGCTTGGGTTGTATTTATAATCACAGCTATTTATAATTTTATTTTTAATTGA
- a CDS encoding DUF4127 family protein yields the protein MSILKKIVLVYVMVFSIFCFTGNIALAHLNKTILFVPHDNRPISFKQTADNIRDLGYEVLTPPEELLGNRTNPQGHPDELAEWVIDNAKKADSAVISADSMIYGSLVASRKHNLSVETAQQRAENFARIHEANPSLKLYVFASIMRTPQTSEASGSEDASYYAQYGTDIARYTALTDKKVQDGLNRSERKQMKMYEQNIPKEALEDWLGRRATNLEANKKLIDLTKKGDITYLALGCDDNAKYSQTNMERRELDDFAKSLGSSRYQSVAGIDEIGFVLLTRCVNNLQGDIPFVSVHYAKGTGANTIPAYSNEPIKDSIKTHVKMAGGLPVTSDKRANLVFMVNTNFDGTTGAANDLSNTYTPNENVLNFVQMVNTKVAEGKNVGIGDITFGNGSDNSLMITLYNQKLLDKINAYSGWNTPTNSTGYALAMGMCANYTDRVGILKMLEVRYLDDWLYQANIRQTVANKLNSMPGEGTYGDTKTRTVPAEELATKLLQEKIAQYDLATFDGQSYVKDTQVRFPWERMFEADFIFPQEEQINMESEQNPIEK from the coding sequence ATGAGTATCTTAAAGAAAATAGTATTAGTATATGTAATGGTTTTTTCTATTTTTTGTTTTACGGGAAATATTGCACTCGCACATTTAAATAAAACCATTTTATTTGTACCACATGATAATAGACCGATTTCCTTTAAACAGACAGCAGATAATATTCGTGATTTAGGTTATGAAGTATTGACTCCGCCGGAAGAACTTTTGGGAAATAGAACAAATCCTCAAGGTCATCCAGATGAATTGGCAGAATGGGTAATTGATAATGCAAAAAAAGCAGACTCAGCTGTGATATCTGCTGACTCCATGATATATGGTAGTTTAGTTGCTTCACGTAAACATAATTTATCAGTAGAAACAGCACAACAAAGAGCAGAAAATTTTGCGCGTATTCATGAAGCTAATCCAAGTTTAAAATTATATGTATTTGCTTCTATCATGCGTACACCGCAGACAAGTGAAGCTTCAGGCAGTGAAGATGCTTCGTATTATGCTCAATATGGTACAGATATCGCTCGCTATACAGCTCTTACAGATAAAAAAGTACAAGATGGGCTTAATCGTTCTGAACGTAAACAGATGAAGATGTACGAGCAAAACATTCCAAAAGAAGCTTTAGAGGATTGGCTTGGTCGCCGTGCAACTAATTTAGAAGCAAATAAGAAATTAATAGATTTGACTAAAAAAGGCGATATAACATATTTGGCTTTGGGCTGTGATGATAATGCTAAATATTCACAGACTAATATGGAACGAAGAGAACTCGATGATTTTGCTAAATCTCTCGGCAGTAGCAGATATCAATCTGTAGCAGGTATTGATGAAATTGGCTTTGTGCTTTTGACAAGATGCGTGAATAATTTGCAAGGAGACATTCCTTTTGTAAGTGTGCATTATGCAAAAGGGACAGGAGCTAATACTATACCAGCATATTCGAATGAACCGATTAAGGATTCTATAAAAACTCATGTAAAAATGGCGGGTGGTTTGCCTGTAACGAGTGATAAACGTGCAAATTTAGTATTTATGGTAAATACGAATTTTGATGGCACAACAGGTGCTGCTAATGATTTAAGTAATACGTATACTCCAAATGAAAATGTATTGAATTTTGTACAGATGGTGAATACAAAAGTTGCAGAAGGTAAAAATGTAGGTATTGGAGATATCACTTTTGGCAACGGTTCAGATAATTCACTGATGATTACTTTATACAATCAAAAACTTCTTGATAAAATAAATGCTTATTCTGGTTGGAATACACCGACAAATAGCACTGGATATGCACTAGCTATGGGAATGTGCGCTAATTACACAGATAGAGTAGGCATATTGAAGATGTTAGAAGTTCGCTATTTAGATGATTGGTTGTATCAAGCGAATATCCGTCAAACAGTGGCAAATAAATTAAATTCCATGCCGGGTGAAGGTACTTATGGCGATACGAAGACGCGTACAGTGCCAGCAGAAGAACTCGCTACAAAACTTTTACAAGAAAAAATCGCGCAGTATGATTTAGCAACTTTTGATGGTCAATCATATGTAAAAGATACACAGGTAAGATTTCCTTGGGAAAGAATGTTTGAAGCAGATTTCATATTTCCGCAAGAAGAACAAATAAATATGGAAAGTGAACAAAATCCTATTGAAAAATAA